A single region of the candidate division WOR-3 bacterium genome encodes:
- a CDS encoding NAD(P)H-hydrate dehydratase — MRLVNNREMQEIDKWAQEFLKIPGTVLMENAGRGSVEVLREYFELEGLNVLVVCGKGNNGGDGFVIARHLKNHGSSVRIVLLGRGDELKGDALLNYQIARKAKFEIIEINSVQKLRKVFQNYKYDCIIDAIFGTGFKGKPEGIFLEAIRLINNSDAFVFSVDIPSGINGDTGRFEESCVIADATAVMCLPKRGNILYPGRAFCGDLYLVDIGVPYELIDNGFPQIVEFDDIHDILPFRDPAGNKGTFGQVLIIAGARGFSGAAAMASISCLRMGAGLVRLAAPEGIMDSLEAKLLEVVKVPLKQTNEETISIKAIDTIVSLLDKTDVVIIGPGLTTNKETAEFVTNLLPQLKIPTIIDADALNIISQDVKIFKKIKTDFILTPHPGELSRLTGLPIPRINEERIDLALKCAKEFGGILILKGAPTVIASPDGELYVNPTGNSGMATAGSGDVLVGMIGGLVAQNLSLLSAAIGGAFLHGLAGDLYVEEHDEYSLIAGDLIDYIPKCLNYVLNREYEKDEM; from the coding sequence ATGCGGCTGGTAAATAATCGGGAAATGCAAGAGATAGATAAATGGGCGCAGGAATTTTTAAAAATCCCGGGCACAGTTTTAATGGAAAATGCGGGTAGAGGAAGCGTGGAGGTGCTGAGAGAATATTTTGAACTTGAAGGCTTGAATGTCTTGGTCGTCTGTGGCAAGGGGAATAATGGTGGTGATGGCTTTGTTATTGCCCGTCATTTAAAAAATCATGGTAGTAGTGTTCGGATTGTCTTGCTCGGCAGGGGGGATGAGCTCAAAGGCGATGCCCTGCTGAATTATCAGATAGCCAGAAAGGCAAAATTTGAGATTATTGAAATTAACTCAGTACAAAAATTGAGAAAGGTTTTTCAGAACTACAAATATGATTGTATTATTGATGCAATCTTTGGAACTGGGTTTAAAGGAAAACCTGAAGGAATTTTTCTTGAGGCGATAAGACTGATTAATAATAGTGATGCCTTTGTCTTTTCAGTGGATATCCCTTCGGGAATCAACGGCGATACCGGAAGATTTGAAGAGTCCTGCGTCATTGCTGATGCCACAGCGGTGATGTGTTTGCCTAAACGGGGAAATATTCTTTATCCAGGTAGGGCATTTTGTGGAGATCTTTATCTGGTTGATATCGGTGTGCCCTATGAATTGATTGATAATGGATTCCCGCAGATTGTGGAGTTTGATGATATCCATGACATTCTCCCTTTCCGAGACCCTGCCGGCAACAAGGGGACATTCGGGCAGGTTTTGATAATTGCCGGTGCCAGGGGATTTTCGGGTGCAGCGGCGATGGCATCGATATCCTGTTTGCGAATGGGTGCGGGTTTAGTCCGACTTGCAGCACCTGAAGGGATTATGGATAGCCTTGAGGCAAAATTACTTGAAGTGGTAAAAGTTCCACTCAAGCAAACCAACGAAGAGACCATAAGTATAAAGGCAATAGATACAATTGTTTCTTTGCTGGATAAGACCGATGTGGTGATAATCGGTCCGGGATTAACAACCAATAAAGAAACTGCTGAGTTTGTTACAAATTTATTACCACAATTAAAGATTCCAACTATCATCGATGCTGATGCACTCAATATCATCAGTCAGGATGTGAAGATATTTAAGAAAATTAAAACCGATTTTATTCTAACACCCCATCCTGGAGAATTATCGAGATTGACTGGATTACCGATTCCAAGAATCAATGAAGAAAGAATTGATCTGGCATTGAAATGTGCGAAAGAATTTGGGGGGATCTTGATTCTTAAAGGTGCACCGACAGTGATTGCTTCACCAGATGGTGAATTGTATGTAAATCCTACCGGAAACTCGGGCATGGCAACAGCAGGAAGCGGTGATGTTTTGGTCGGAATGATCGGGGGACTTGTTGCCCAAAATCTGAGTCTTCTTTCAGCTGCAATCGGGGGAGCGTTTTTGCATGGTCTGGCCGGAGACCTCTATGTGGAAGAACATGATGAATACTCCCTGATTGCTGGTGATTTAATTGATTACATTCCTAAGTGCCTGAATTATGTCTTAAATCGGGAATATGAAAAAGATGAAATGTGA
- the tatC gene encoding twin-arginine translocase subunit TatC, with amino-acid sequence MSTLSLSRTRISIVLPENTAIEVFLKEKQASFIEHLEELRKRILISVGFVLFFSLISFFFARKILHFIINWTNIETAYFFSPTEAFIVNIKVAIFAGVFFAFPIILYQIWAFIGPGLTRREQQVSLPFLISGITLFLIGLAFAYFILIPLGLKFFFSFGTENIKPIMNINKILEFIFWCAIGSGFLFQLPLIIFFLIKLGIMDARTITQHRAEFIVGVLIIAAIITPTGDMFTLLLISLPLILLIEIGILLAKITGAKK; translated from the coding sequence ATGAGTACATTATCGCTGTCTCGGACGAGAATATCTATCGTCTTGCCAGAAAATACCGCGATTGAGGTGTTTCTGAAAGAAAAACAAGCATCATTTATTGAACATCTGGAAGAATTAAGAAAAAGGATATTAATCTCAGTCGGATTTGTTTTATTTTTTTCGCTAATCAGTTTTTTCTTCGCTCGTAAAATTCTGCACTTTATAATCAATTGGACAAATATTGAGACTGCTTATTTCTTTTCACCAACTGAGGCATTTATAGTTAATATCAAGGTTGCGATATTTGCTGGTGTTTTTTTCGCATTTCCGATCATCCTCTATCAGATATGGGCATTTATTGGTCCGGGTTTGACAAGAAGGGAACAGCAGGTTTCATTGCCCTTTCTGATTTCCGGTATAACATTGTTTTTAATAGGACTTGCCTTCGCATATTTTATTTTGATTCCACTGGGCTTAAAGTTTTTCTTTTCTTTTGGCACAGAGAATATTAAGCCGATAATGAATATCAATAAAATCCTTGAATTTATCTTCTGGTGTGCTATTGGTAGCGGTTTTTTATTTCAATTACCTCTGATTATTTTCTTTTTGATTAAACTCGGTATTATGGATGCACGAACAATAACCCAACACCGAGCAGAATTCATCGTCGGAGTCCTCATAATTGCGGCAATAATAACACCAACCGGCGATATGTTTACGCTGTTACTGATATCCCTTCCTTTGATACTACTGATTGAAATAGGAATTCTACTGGCTAAGATAACCGGTGCAAAGAAATAA